One window of the Prionailurus bengalensis isolate Pbe53 chromosome E1, Fcat_Pben_1.1_paternal_pri, whole genome shotgun sequence genome contains the following:
- the LLGL2 gene encoding LLGL scribble cell polarity complex component 2 isoform X2, with the protein MRRFLRPGHDPARERLKRDLFQFNKTVEHGFPHQPSALGYSPSLRILAIGTRSGAVKLYGAPGVEFMGLHRENNAVVQIYFLPGQCQLVTLLDDNSLHLWSLKVRGGVSELQEDESFTLRGPPGAAPSATQITVVLPHSSRELLYLGTESGTVFAVQLPAFRTLGDRTIGSDAVLQGLPEDARHRRVFEMVEALQEHPRDPNQVLIGYSRGLIVVWDLRGSCVLGHFLSSQQLENVCWQRDGHLIVSCHSDGSYCQWPVSSDTQHSEPLRNCVPYGPFPCKAITKIFWLITKQGLPFTIFQGGMPRASYGDRHCISVVHDGQQTAFDFTSRVIDFTVLAEADPASAFDDPYALVVLAEEELVVIDLKAAGWPPVQPPYLASLHCSAITCSHHVSNIPLKLWERIVAAGREQHTHFSTMEWPIDGGTSLAPAPPQRDLLLTGHEDGTVRFWDASGVCLRLLYKLSTVRVFLTDTEPSENLNAQGEDEWPPLRKVGSFDPYSDDPRLGIQKIFLCKYSGYLAVAGTAGQVLVLELNDEEAEHAVEQVEADLLQDQEGYRWKGHERLCARPGPVRFEPGFQPFVLVQCQPPAVVTSLALHSEWRLVAFGTSHGFGLFDHQQRRQVFVKCTLHPSDQLALEGPLSRVKSLKKSLRQSFRRIRRSRVSSRKRRPAGPPGEVPEGGARAERTGTQNMELAPVQRKIEARSAEDSFTGFVRTLYFADTYLRDSSRHCPSLWAGTNGGTVYAFALRVPPTERRMDEPVRAEQAKEIQLMHRAPVVGILVLDGHSVPLPEPLEVAHDLSKSPDMQGSHQLLVVSEEQFKVFTLPKVSAKLKLKLTALEGSRVRRVSVAHFGSCRAEDYGEHHLTVLTNLGDVQVVSLPLLKPQVRYSCIRREDVSGIASCVFTKYGQGFYLISPSEFERFSLSTKWLVEPRCLVDSAETKSHSCPRNGSGPEKVSGQARNSGSQSDGEERRPGPVMEHALLNDERAMATGDLSERPRVTASAMGEQSEQVAGPGYAMNTHY; encoded by the exons ACAGTGGAGCATGGCTTCCCACACCAGCCCAGCGCCCTTGGCTACAGCCCGTCTCTGCGCATCCTGGCCATTGGCACCCGCTCCGGAGCCGTCAAGCT CTATGGTGCCCCAGGGGTGGAGTTCATGGGTTTGCACCGGGAGAACAACGCTGTGGTGCAGATCTACTTCCTACCTGGCCAG TGCCAGCTGGTCACCCTGCTGGACGACAACAGCCTCCACCTGTGGAGCCTGAAGGTCAGAGGAGGGGTGTCAGAGCTACAGGAAGATGAGAGTTTCACGCTGCGTGGCCCCCCAGG GGCTGCCCCCAGTGCCACACAGATCACTGTGGTCCTGCCTCATTCCTCCCGCGAGCTCCTCTACCTGGGCACCGAGAGTGGCACCGTGTTTGCGGTGCAGCTGCCGGCCTTCCGCACACTGGGGGACAGGACCATCGGCTCGGACGCTGTGCTGCAGGG GTTGCCCGAGGACGCCCGCCACCGGCGGGTGTTCGAGATGGTGGAAGCTCTGCAGGAGCACCCCCGCGACCCCAACCAGGTCCTCATCGGCTACAGCCGCGGCCTCATCGTTGTCTGGGACCTGCGGGGCAGCTGCGTGCTTGGCCATTTCCTCAGCAGCCAG cAACTGGAGAACGTCTGCTGGCAGCGGGACGGCCACCTGATTGTCAGCTGCCATTCTGACGGCAGCTATTGCCAGTGGCCTGTGTCCAGCGACACCCAGCACTCGGAGCCCCTGCGCAACTGTGTGCCTTACG GTCCTTTTCCTTGCAAAGCTATTACCAAAATCTTCTGGCTGATCACCAAGCAGGG GTTGCCTTTCACCATCTTCCAGGGGGGCATGCCGCGGGCCAGCTATGGGGACCGCCACTGCATCTCGGTGGTCCACGACGGCCAACAGACAGCCTTCGACTTCACCTCCCGTGTCATTGACTTTACTGTCCTTGCTGAGGCAGACCCTGCTTCAG CCTTTGATGACCCCTACGCCCTGGTGGTGCTGGCCGAGGAGGAGCTAGTGGTGATTGACCTGAAGGCGGCTGGTTGGCCACCAGTCCAGCCTCCCTACCTGGCCTCCCTTCACTGCTCCGCCATCACCTGCTCCCACCACGTCTCCAACATCCCCCTGAAGCTGTGGGAGCGGATCGTCGCCGCTGGCAGAGAGCAGCACACACACTTCTCCACCATG GAGTGGCCCATCGATGGTGGTACCAGtctggccccagcccctccccagaggGACCTGCTGCTCACAGG GCACGAGGATGGCACAGTGCGCTTCTGGGACGCCTCCGGTGTCTGCTTACGGCTACTCTACAAACTCAGCACGGTACGGGTGTTCCTCACCGACACAGAGCCCAGCGAGAACCTCAATGCCCAGGGCGAGGATGAGTGGCCCCCACTCCGCAAG GTGGGCTCCTTCGACCCCTACAGTGATGATCCGAGGCTGGGAATCCAGAAGATTTTCCTCTGCAAATACAGTGGCTACCTGGCTGTGGCGGGCACGGCAGGGCAG gtgctgGTGCTGGAACTGAATGACGAGGAGGCGGAGCATGCCGTGGAGCAGGTGGAGGCCGACCTGCTGCAGGACCAGGAGGGCTACCGCTGGAAGGGCCACGAGCGCCTGTGTGCCCGCCCGGGGCCCGTGCGTTTTGAGCCCGGCTTCCAGCCCTTCGTGTTGGTGCAGTGCCAGCCCCCGGCCGTGGTCACCTCCTTGGCCTTGCACTCTGAGTGGCGGCTCGTGGCCTTTGGCACAAGCCACGGTTTTGGCCTCTTTGACCACCAGCAGCGGCGGCAGGTCTTTGTCAA GTGCACGCTGCACCCCAGTGACCAGCTGGCTTTGGAGGGCCCCCTGTCCCGTGTGAAGTCCCTAAAGAAGTCCCTGCGCCAGTCCTTCCGCCGGATACGGCGTAGCCGGGTGTCAAGCCGGAAGCGGCGGCCAGCTGGTCCCCCTGGGGAG GTGCCGGAGGGAGGCGCCAGGGCTGAGCGGACAGGTACGCAGAACATGGAGCTGGCCCCTGTGCAGCGTAAGATCGAGGCTCGCTCAGCAGAGGACTCCTTCACGGGATTCGTCCGGACCCTCTACTTTGCTGACACCTATCTGAGGGACA GCTCCCGCCACTGCCCCTCGCTGTGGGCTGGCACCAACGGTGGTACGGTCTATGCCTTTGCCCTGCGTGTGCCCCCCACCGAGCGGAGAATGGATGAGCCCGTGCGGGCCGAGCAGG CCAAGGAGATCCAGCTGATGCACCGAGCGCCCGTGGTGGGCATCCTGGTGCTGGATGGACATAGCGTCCCCCTTCCTGAGCCCCTGGAGGTGGCCCATGACCTGTCAAAGAGCCCAGACATGCAGGGAAGCCACCAGCTGCTTGTGGTGTCAGAAGAACAGTTCAAG GTGTTCACGCTGCCCAAGGTGAGCGCCAAGCTGAAGCTGAAGCTGACCGCTCTGGAGGGCTCGCGGGTGCGGCGGGTCAGCGTGGCCCACTTCGGCAGCTGTCGAGCCGAGGACTACGGGGAGCACCACCTGACTGTCCTCACCAACCTGGGTGACGTCCAGGTGGTCTCGCTGCCCCTGCTCAAGCCCCAGGTTCGGTACAGCTGCATCCGCCGGGAGGATGTCAGCGGCATTGCCTCTTGCGTCTTCACCAAATACGGCCAAG gATTCTACCTGATCTCACCCTCAGAGTTTGAgcgcttctctctctccaccaagTGGCTGGTTGAGCCCCGGTGTCTGGTGGAttcagcagaaaccaagagccacaGCTGCCCCCGCAACGGATCAGGCCCAGAGAAGGTCTCAGGCCAAGCCAG
- the LLGL2 gene encoding LLGL scribble cell polarity complex component 2 isoform X3, with protein sequence MRRFLRPGHDPARERLKRDLFQFNKTVEHGFPHQPSALGYSPSLRILAIGTRSGAVKLYGAPGVEFMGLHRENNAVVQIYFLPGQCQLVTLLDDNSLHLWSLKVRGGVSELQEDESFTLRGPPGAAPSATQITVVLPHSSRELLYLGTESGTVFAVQLPAFRTLGDRTIGSDAVLQGLPEDARHRRVFEMVEALQEHPRDPNQVLIGYSRGLIVVWDLRGSCVLGHFLSSQQLENVCWQRDGHLIVSCHSDGSYCQWPVSSDTQHSEPLRNCVPYGPFPCKAITKIFWLITKQGLPFTIFQGGMPRASYGDRHCISVVHDGQQTAFDFTSRVIDFTVLAEADPASAFDDPYALVVLAEEELVVIDLKAAGWPPVQPPYLASLHCSAITCSHHVSNIPLKLWERIVAAGREQHTHFSTMEWPIDGGTSLAPAPPQRDLLLTGHEDGTVRFWDASGVCLRLLYKLSTVRVFLTDTEPSENLNAQGEDEWPPLRKVGSFDPYSDDPRLGIQKIFLCKYSGYLAVAGTAGQVLVLELNDEEAEHAVEQVEADLLQDQEGYRWKGHERLCARPGPVRFEPGFQPFVLVQCQPPAVVTSLALHSEWRLVAFGTSHGFGLFDHQQRRQVFVKCTLHPSDQLALEGPLSRVKSLKKSLRQSFRRIRRSRVSSRKRRPAGPPGEVPEGGARAERTGTQNMELAPVQRKIEARSAEDSFTGFVRTLYFADTYLRDSSRHCPSLWAGTNGGTVYAFALRVPPTERRMDEPVRAEQAKEIQLMHRAPVVGILVLDGHSVPLPEPLEVAHDLSKSPDMQGSHQLLVVSEEQFKVFTLPKVSAKLKLKLTALEGSRVRRVSVAHFGSCRAEDYGEHHLTVLTNLGDVQVVSLPLLKPQVRYSCIRREDVSGIASCVFTKYGQGFYLISPSEFERFSLSTKWLVEPRCLVDSAETKSHSCPRNGSGPEKVSGQARNSGSQSDGEERRPGPVMEHALLNDERVLKEIQSTLEGDRGSYGDWRSQRAATGYSLSNGGE encoded by the exons ACAGTGGAGCATGGCTTCCCACACCAGCCCAGCGCCCTTGGCTACAGCCCGTCTCTGCGCATCCTGGCCATTGGCACCCGCTCCGGAGCCGTCAAGCT CTATGGTGCCCCAGGGGTGGAGTTCATGGGTTTGCACCGGGAGAACAACGCTGTGGTGCAGATCTACTTCCTACCTGGCCAG TGCCAGCTGGTCACCCTGCTGGACGACAACAGCCTCCACCTGTGGAGCCTGAAGGTCAGAGGAGGGGTGTCAGAGCTACAGGAAGATGAGAGTTTCACGCTGCGTGGCCCCCCAGG GGCTGCCCCCAGTGCCACACAGATCACTGTGGTCCTGCCTCATTCCTCCCGCGAGCTCCTCTACCTGGGCACCGAGAGTGGCACCGTGTTTGCGGTGCAGCTGCCGGCCTTCCGCACACTGGGGGACAGGACCATCGGCTCGGACGCTGTGCTGCAGGG GTTGCCCGAGGACGCCCGCCACCGGCGGGTGTTCGAGATGGTGGAAGCTCTGCAGGAGCACCCCCGCGACCCCAACCAGGTCCTCATCGGCTACAGCCGCGGCCTCATCGTTGTCTGGGACCTGCGGGGCAGCTGCGTGCTTGGCCATTTCCTCAGCAGCCAG cAACTGGAGAACGTCTGCTGGCAGCGGGACGGCCACCTGATTGTCAGCTGCCATTCTGACGGCAGCTATTGCCAGTGGCCTGTGTCCAGCGACACCCAGCACTCGGAGCCCCTGCGCAACTGTGTGCCTTACG GTCCTTTTCCTTGCAAAGCTATTACCAAAATCTTCTGGCTGATCACCAAGCAGGG GTTGCCTTTCACCATCTTCCAGGGGGGCATGCCGCGGGCCAGCTATGGGGACCGCCACTGCATCTCGGTGGTCCACGACGGCCAACAGACAGCCTTCGACTTCACCTCCCGTGTCATTGACTTTACTGTCCTTGCTGAGGCAGACCCTGCTTCAG CCTTTGATGACCCCTACGCCCTGGTGGTGCTGGCCGAGGAGGAGCTAGTGGTGATTGACCTGAAGGCGGCTGGTTGGCCACCAGTCCAGCCTCCCTACCTGGCCTCCCTTCACTGCTCCGCCATCACCTGCTCCCACCACGTCTCCAACATCCCCCTGAAGCTGTGGGAGCGGATCGTCGCCGCTGGCAGAGAGCAGCACACACACTTCTCCACCATG GAGTGGCCCATCGATGGTGGTACCAGtctggccccagcccctccccagaggGACCTGCTGCTCACAGG GCACGAGGATGGCACAGTGCGCTTCTGGGACGCCTCCGGTGTCTGCTTACGGCTACTCTACAAACTCAGCACGGTACGGGTGTTCCTCACCGACACAGAGCCCAGCGAGAACCTCAATGCCCAGGGCGAGGATGAGTGGCCCCCACTCCGCAAG GTGGGCTCCTTCGACCCCTACAGTGATGATCCGAGGCTGGGAATCCAGAAGATTTTCCTCTGCAAATACAGTGGCTACCTGGCTGTGGCGGGCACGGCAGGGCAG gtgctgGTGCTGGAACTGAATGACGAGGAGGCGGAGCATGCCGTGGAGCAGGTGGAGGCCGACCTGCTGCAGGACCAGGAGGGCTACCGCTGGAAGGGCCACGAGCGCCTGTGTGCCCGCCCGGGGCCCGTGCGTTTTGAGCCCGGCTTCCAGCCCTTCGTGTTGGTGCAGTGCCAGCCCCCGGCCGTGGTCACCTCCTTGGCCTTGCACTCTGAGTGGCGGCTCGTGGCCTTTGGCACAAGCCACGGTTTTGGCCTCTTTGACCACCAGCAGCGGCGGCAGGTCTTTGTCAA GTGCACGCTGCACCCCAGTGACCAGCTGGCTTTGGAGGGCCCCCTGTCCCGTGTGAAGTCCCTAAAGAAGTCCCTGCGCCAGTCCTTCCGCCGGATACGGCGTAGCCGGGTGTCAAGCCGGAAGCGGCGGCCAGCTGGTCCCCCTGGGGAG GTGCCGGAGGGAGGCGCCAGGGCTGAGCGGACAGGTACGCAGAACATGGAGCTGGCCCCTGTGCAGCGTAAGATCGAGGCTCGCTCAGCAGAGGACTCCTTCACGGGATTCGTCCGGACCCTCTACTTTGCTGACACCTATCTGAGGGACA GCTCCCGCCACTGCCCCTCGCTGTGGGCTGGCACCAACGGTGGTACGGTCTATGCCTTTGCCCTGCGTGTGCCCCCCACCGAGCGGAGAATGGATGAGCCCGTGCGGGCCGAGCAGG CCAAGGAGATCCAGCTGATGCACCGAGCGCCCGTGGTGGGCATCCTGGTGCTGGATGGACATAGCGTCCCCCTTCCTGAGCCCCTGGAGGTGGCCCATGACCTGTCAAAGAGCCCAGACATGCAGGGAAGCCACCAGCTGCTTGTGGTGTCAGAAGAACAGTTCAAG GTGTTCACGCTGCCCAAGGTGAGCGCCAAGCTGAAGCTGAAGCTGACCGCTCTGGAGGGCTCGCGGGTGCGGCGGGTCAGCGTGGCCCACTTCGGCAGCTGTCGAGCCGAGGACTACGGGGAGCACCACCTGACTGTCCTCACCAACCTGGGTGACGTCCAGGTGGTCTCGCTGCCCCTGCTCAAGCCCCAGGTTCGGTACAGCTGCATCCGCCGGGAGGATGTCAGCGGCATTGCCTCTTGCGTCTTCACCAAATACGGCCAAG gATTCTACCTGATCTCACCCTCAGAGTTTGAgcgcttctctctctccaccaagTGGCTGGTTGAGCCCCGGTGTCTGGTGGAttcagcagaaaccaagagccacaGCTGCCCCCGCAACGGATCAGGCCCAGAGAAGGTCTCAGGCCAAGCCAG
- the LLGL2 gene encoding LLGL scribble cell polarity complex component 2 isoform X4, translated as MRRFLRPGHDPARERLKRDLFQFNKTVEHGFPHQPSALGYSPSLRILAIGTRSGAVKLYGAPGVEFMGLHRENNAVVQIYFLPGQCQLVTLLDDNSLHLWSLKVRGGVSELQEDESFTLRGPPGAAPSATQITVVLPHSSRELLYLGTESGTVFAVQLPAFRTLGDRTIGSDAVLQGLPEDARHRRVFEMVEALQEHPRDPNQVLIGYSRGLIVVWDLRGSCVLGHFLSSQQLENVCWQRDGHLIVSCHSDGSYCQWPVSSDTQHSEPLRNCVPYGPFPCKAITKIFWLITKQGLPFTIFQGGMPRASYGDRHCISVVHDGQQTAFDFTSRVIDFTVLAEADPASAFDDPYALVVLAEEELVVIDLKAAGWPPVQPPYLASLHCSAITCSHHVSNIPLKLWERIVAAGREQHTHFSTMEWPIDGGTSLAPAPPQRDLLLTGHEDGTVRFWDASGVCLRLLYKLSTVRVFLTDTEPSENLNAQGEDEWPPLRKVGSFDPYSDDPRLGIQKIFLCKYSGYLAVAGTAGQVLVLELNDEEAEHAVEQVEADLLQDQEGYRWKGHERLCARPGPVRFEPGFQPFVLVQCQPPAVVTSLALHSEWRLVAFGTSHGFGLFDHQQRRQVFVKCTLHPSDQLALEGPLSRVKSLKKSLRQSFRRIRRSRVSSRKRRPAGPPGEVPEGGARAERTGTQNMELAPVQRKIEARSAEDSFTGFVRTLYFADTYLRDSSRHCPSLWAGTNGGTVYAFALRVPPTERRMDEPVRAEQAKEIQLMHRAPVVGILVLDGHSVPLPEPLEVAHDLSKSPDMQGSHQLLVVSEEQFKVFTLPKVSAKLKLKLTALEGSRVRRVSVAHFGSCRAEDYGEHHLTVLTNLGDVQVVSLPLLKPQVRYSCIRREDVSGIASCVFTKYGQGFYLISPSEFERFSLSTKWLVEPRCLVDSAETKSHSCPRNGSGPEKVSGQARNSGSQSDGEERRPGPVMEHALLNDERAMATGDLSERPRVTASAMGESEQVAGPGYAMNTHY; from the exons ACAGTGGAGCATGGCTTCCCACACCAGCCCAGCGCCCTTGGCTACAGCCCGTCTCTGCGCATCCTGGCCATTGGCACCCGCTCCGGAGCCGTCAAGCT CTATGGTGCCCCAGGGGTGGAGTTCATGGGTTTGCACCGGGAGAACAACGCTGTGGTGCAGATCTACTTCCTACCTGGCCAG TGCCAGCTGGTCACCCTGCTGGACGACAACAGCCTCCACCTGTGGAGCCTGAAGGTCAGAGGAGGGGTGTCAGAGCTACAGGAAGATGAGAGTTTCACGCTGCGTGGCCCCCCAGG GGCTGCCCCCAGTGCCACACAGATCACTGTGGTCCTGCCTCATTCCTCCCGCGAGCTCCTCTACCTGGGCACCGAGAGTGGCACCGTGTTTGCGGTGCAGCTGCCGGCCTTCCGCACACTGGGGGACAGGACCATCGGCTCGGACGCTGTGCTGCAGGG GTTGCCCGAGGACGCCCGCCACCGGCGGGTGTTCGAGATGGTGGAAGCTCTGCAGGAGCACCCCCGCGACCCCAACCAGGTCCTCATCGGCTACAGCCGCGGCCTCATCGTTGTCTGGGACCTGCGGGGCAGCTGCGTGCTTGGCCATTTCCTCAGCAGCCAG cAACTGGAGAACGTCTGCTGGCAGCGGGACGGCCACCTGATTGTCAGCTGCCATTCTGACGGCAGCTATTGCCAGTGGCCTGTGTCCAGCGACACCCAGCACTCGGAGCCCCTGCGCAACTGTGTGCCTTACG GTCCTTTTCCTTGCAAAGCTATTACCAAAATCTTCTGGCTGATCACCAAGCAGGG GTTGCCTTTCACCATCTTCCAGGGGGGCATGCCGCGGGCCAGCTATGGGGACCGCCACTGCATCTCGGTGGTCCACGACGGCCAACAGACAGCCTTCGACTTCACCTCCCGTGTCATTGACTTTACTGTCCTTGCTGAGGCAGACCCTGCTTCAG CCTTTGATGACCCCTACGCCCTGGTGGTGCTGGCCGAGGAGGAGCTAGTGGTGATTGACCTGAAGGCGGCTGGTTGGCCACCAGTCCAGCCTCCCTACCTGGCCTCCCTTCACTGCTCCGCCATCACCTGCTCCCACCACGTCTCCAACATCCCCCTGAAGCTGTGGGAGCGGATCGTCGCCGCTGGCAGAGAGCAGCACACACACTTCTCCACCATG GAGTGGCCCATCGATGGTGGTACCAGtctggccccagcccctccccagaggGACCTGCTGCTCACAGG GCACGAGGATGGCACAGTGCGCTTCTGGGACGCCTCCGGTGTCTGCTTACGGCTACTCTACAAACTCAGCACGGTACGGGTGTTCCTCACCGACACAGAGCCCAGCGAGAACCTCAATGCCCAGGGCGAGGATGAGTGGCCCCCACTCCGCAAG GTGGGCTCCTTCGACCCCTACAGTGATGATCCGAGGCTGGGAATCCAGAAGATTTTCCTCTGCAAATACAGTGGCTACCTGGCTGTGGCGGGCACGGCAGGGCAG gtgctgGTGCTGGAACTGAATGACGAGGAGGCGGAGCATGCCGTGGAGCAGGTGGAGGCCGACCTGCTGCAGGACCAGGAGGGCTACCGCTGGAAGGGCCACGAGCGCCTGTGTGCCCGCCCGGGGCCCGTGCGTTTTGAGCCCGGCTTCCAGCCCTTCGTGTTGGTGCAGTGCCAGCCCCCGGCCGTGGTCACCTCCTTGGCCTTGCACTCTGAGTGGCGGCTCGTGGCCTTTGGCACAAGCCACGGTTTTGGCCTCTTTGACCACCAGCAGCGGCGGCAGGTCTTTGTCAA GTGCACGCTGCACCCCAGTGACCAGCTGGCTTTGGAGGGCCCCCTGTCCCGTGTGAAGTCCCTAAAGAAGTCCCTGCGCCAGTCCTTCCGCCGGATACGGCGTAGCCGGGTGTCAAGCCGGAAGCGGCGGCCAGCTGGTCCCCCTGGGGAG GTGCCGGAGGGAGGCGCCAGGGCTGAGCGGACAGGTACGCAGAACATGGAGCTGGCCCCTGTGCAGCGTAAGATCGAGGCTCGCTCAGCAGAGGACTCCTTCACGGGATTCGTCCGGACCCTCTACTTTGCTGACACCTATCTGAGGGACA GCTCCCGCCACTGCCCCTCGCTGTGGGCTGGCACCAACGGTGGTACGGTCTATGCCTTTGCCCTGCGTGTGCCCCCCACCGAGCGGAGAATGGATGAGCCCGTGCGGGCCGAGCAGG CCAAGGAGATCCAGCTGATGCACCGAGCGCCCGTGGTGGGCATCCTGGTGCTGGATGGACATAGCGTCCCCCTTCCTGAGCCCCTGGAGGTGGCCCATGACCTGTCAAAGAGCCCAGACATGCAGGGAAGCCACCAGCTGCTTGTGGTGTCAGAAGAACAGTTCAAG GTGTTCACGCTGCCCAAGGTGAGCGCCAAGCTGAAGCTGAAGCTGACCGCTCTGGAGGGCTCGCGGGTGCGGCGGGTCAGCGTGGCCCACTTCGGCAGCTGTCGAGCCGAGGACTACGGGGAGCACCACCTGACTGTCCTCACCAACCTGGGTGACGTCCAGGTGGTCTCGCTGCCCCTGCTCAAGCCCCAGGTTCGGTACAGCTGCATCCGCCGGGAGGATGTCAGCGGCATTGCCTCTTGCGTCTTCACCAAATACGGCCAAG gATTCTACCTGATCTCACCCTCAGAGTTTGAgcgcttctctctctccaccaagTGGCTGGTTGAGCCCCGGTGTCTGGTGGAttcagcagaaaccaagagccacaGCTGCCCCCGCAACGGATCAGGCCCAGAGAAGGTCTCAGGCCAAGCCAG